In the genome of Ferrovibrio terrae, the window GTCCAAGGGTGGACCGACCGCGCGTGCCAGCGAACAGCCGGCGCGCTTCAAGGCCGGCGCCCGCGTGCGCGCGAAGAACATCCATCCGGCCGGTCATACACGCCTGCCGCGTTACGTCCGTGGCCATGTCGGCACAATCGAACTGCTGCATGGCGTGCATGTCTTCCCCGACAGCAACGCCAGGGGGCAGGGCGAACAGCCACAATGGCTTTATACCGTGCGTTTCGAGGGGCGTGAGCTCTGGGGACCGGAGGCTGATCCGACGCACTCGGTTTCAGTCGACGCCTGGGACAGCTATCTGGATCCGGCGTGACCAGCCTGAAAGACATTCTGCCGGATCTGCCCTGTGACGACACTGCGGCACCGGTATTTCGCGCGCCATGGGAAGCGCAGGCCTTTGCCATGGCCGTCAGCCTGCACCAGAAGGGCCTGTTCACCTGGACCGAATGGGCAGCGGTGCTGACTGCCGAGATCAGGGCCGCGCAGGCGGCGGGCGATCCCGATACCGGCGCGACCTACTATCACCATTGGCTGCGCGCGCTGGAGCGCCTGGCCGTCGAGAAGGGTGCTGCGACACCGGCAGCTTTGCAGGCCAAGGCCGCGGCCTGGGATCGCGCCGCGCGCGCCACGCCGCACGGCCAGCCCGTTACGCTGCTTTCCTGAAGCTACGCCGTCTTTGGCACCGATATGCCGAGCTTGTCGGCCCAGGGCCGCAGGCTCGGCATGATCTCGGGATGCAGCGTCACACCTTCGGCCTGCTGCTGCGTCCGCAGCTTCAGGCCGCGTTCGCCCGGCATGCGCACCGACGGGTTGCCGGGCTTGACCGGTGCGGTACGGCAGGCCTCGGCCAGCCATTCGGTTTCCTGGGCAAATGCTTCGGCGCCGCCGAAGGCCGCTGGATCGATCACCTGCACGAAGACGCGCGCGCCCCACTGTTTGGAACCTTCGGCACGGCCCGAACCGGCGAGGGCCGAGGTCAGCATTTCGACCAGCAGGCCGAGCGCGAAGCCCTTGTGGCCGAGATCCATACCGCCGAGCGGTAGTACCGCGCCGGGCGGCGTCGCGGTGAAGCTGGCGGGATCGTCGGTGGCGTTGCCCTTGTTGTCGACCAGCCAGGGGCCACCGAGTTTGCCACCGGTGCGGTTCAGCCGCGCCACCATGCCGTTCGTGGTGGTCGAAGCGCTGATATCGAAGATCACCGGCGTGGTTTTGGTCGGCCAGCCACCGGCGATGGGGTTGGGTGTGTAGCGGCCGACAATCGCACCGAATGGCGCCACTGAGCCGCTATGCGGGTCGGAACTGGCGATCAGCAGCGCCATGCCGCGCTCGATCACACGCAGCGGATAGGCGGCGAGACAGGCGATGTGGTGCGAATGGTTGATCACCACGGTGCCGGTCCCATAGGTCCTGGCTCGCGTGATGGCGTTCTCGATGGCCTTGAGCACCAGCCAGGGACCGGGCAGGTAATGGCCGTTCCAGGTAAGCACCGCAGGGCGCTCGGCGATGATCGTCGGCTCGCCGTTCTTGGCCATGCGGCCGGCTTCCAGCTCCGCAAGGTAAGGCCCGAGCAGCTGCAGGCCATGCGTGCTGTGGCCCATCAGGTCACCTTCGACCAGGATCGCGGCGGTGGCGCGGGCCTTTTCCACATCCAGCCCGCCCTTGCGAAGCAGATCGATGGCGAAGGTGACAAGATCGGTGGCGGCAAAGCGTTCGGTCATGGCCTGTCCAGACAGCGCGAATCAAAAACGGCGCGCCATTGTAGTCGGGCGCGCCGTCGATGTGAAAGCTATGATCTCAGCCGAGCGCGTTCTGCACGGCGCGCTTGGCGACCACACCCACCAGATGAGCACGGTATTCGCCGCTGC includes:
- a CDS encoding Ldh family oxidoreductase — its product is MTERFAATDLVTFAIDLLRKGGLDVEKARATAAILVEGDLMGHSTHGLQLLGPYLAELEAGRMAKNGEPTIIAERPAVLTWNGHYLPGPWLVLKAIENAITRARTYGTGTVVINHSHHIACLAAYPLRVIERGMALLIASSDPHSGSVAPFGAIVGRYTPNPIAGGWPTKTTPVIFDISASTTTNGMVARLNRTGGKLGGPWLVDNKGNATDDPASFTATPPGAVLPLGGMDLGHKGFALGLLVEMLTSALAGSGRAEGSKQWGARVFVQVIDPAAFGGAEAFAQETEWLAEACRTAPVKPGNPSVRMPGERGLKLRTQQQAEGVTLHPEIMPSLRPWADKLGISVPKTA
- a CDS encoding nitrile hydratase accessory protein codes for the protein MTSLKDILPDLPCDDTAAPVFRAPWEAQAFAMAVSLHQKGLFTWTEWAAVLTAEIRAAQAAGDPDTGATYYHHWLRALERLAVEKGAATPAALQAKAAAWDRAARATPHGQPVTLLS